The stretch of DNA CGAGTCTAAAGGCAAAAGTTGCTTGTATTGTGCCTGACTGGAGTCAGTCACCGCTTTCTCATCCTCATCGTAGTGGCTGATTTTAACGCCACCAACGTACAGGAACGGTTCATTTTTAGTGAACGCAACCGGCACGCTGACAAGTTGCCGAACGGGTTTACCGTCTTTATAGGCCGGTCGCCAGGCGCGGAATAAGCGAAATACCCGCATCGCTTCCTGGTCGCAATCGGGCCGGAGCGAACGAGCCAATGTAATGTCTGACACCGACGCGTCGGGATTAATAATCGCCGACAGAATCACCCGCCCACTGATGCCATCGGCTGCGGCCCGAACAGGTTTGCGGAGGTTGGTCTGCAAAAAGGTATTCAAATAGGGCATACCACCACGTGGCTCGGCAATGCTGTCAACTTCAAAGGGCTGAAAAGCAGCGTTTTGAGCAATTGTCAAAGACGAAACAAATAAAAATATGAGCAATAGTGGTAAACGCATATAGTTAACTATAGGTGAATGTGATTTTCGGGTTACAATACTACTGAAAATATACAGCAACTCTACGTTGGTTTTATCGAAAAAACGCGAACACCCCAACCGCCGAACCGGAAGCTGGGGTGTTCGCGGTTGAAAACAGTTATTGACGAACCACTTTTACCGTTTTCGTCAGTGTGCCGGTCTGAGCCTGTAGCAGATACAACCCCGACGTGCGTCCTAAACCAACTGTTTGCCGCTCAACGGCATCGGCCTGTTCAACGGTCTGGTCGCTCACTACGCGCCCTTGTACGTCGCGCACGGTCAGCCGCAGCCGTTGCCCTTCGGCACCGCGCACGATTACCTGCACCTGATCGGCCAGCGTTGGATTGCCTTGTACCGTTACGACAAAGGTTTTTTCAGTGTCGGCAGCCGCCTTACGCGCACGACTCACGCAGAAGGCCGCGAAATCGAACGTCGTACTAACCGTGCGATTCCCTTGCGTTGCCTGAATAATCAGCGGGCGTGGGTCGTTTCGGAGTTCAGGTTCTATGACGCCGTTAGGACTCATGGCCGACATCCGCCGAACGCCGGGCGCAGCGAACGTAATGGGCGAACCGTTGCCCCCGGCTGTTACAAACGTGATGGCTCCGGTTGCGCAGTCGTAAGTAGGCGGCAGCAGCACTAAGTCGGTAGTGTTGAGTTGCTGGGCGCAAAACGCGCTGATATCGAACGTAACGCTTACGCTCCGGCCACTCTGAATGGCCGTGATGCTGATTGGTTTTGGATCGTTGCGAAGACCAGCCTCAACAATTCCGGTCAGGCTCGTTGGCGATGTTCGGCTGATGCCCGGCGCGATAAACGTAATGGGTGAACCATCGCCCCCAACCGGGTTAAACGTAATCTGACCCGTGTTACAATCATACATCGGCTGAGCCAGCGACAGGCTGCTGACCGACGAATTGATCTGGTAAATAGAAAGCGAGTTGCTGGTTTCGTTAGCGAGCAACACCAGACCGTTACCGTTTGGGCTATCGTTGGCCGGGATATAGATGATGCCCTCGGCACCCCGGTCGTCGGTATTGGGTGACGCTGTGGGGGCTGTGCGGTTCACCGTGTACGTCACAAATTGCGGAGCAGTCGGCGTGGTTACGTCATATACCATTACACCCCCGATGCGTTCCAGGGCCACAAATGCATACACGCGTCCGTTGATGTTGGCGGTGGTTACGCCTTCGGGTTCGGGGCCTTTGTCGTCGCTGCGGTTCTTTGGGGCCGGGTTGCCATCGCTATTGTTGACGTTGAACAGCAGTGGCACCTGCGCCCGCGTAATGCGTTCGAGCTGATCGCCACTGTCCCAGACTAAATTACCATTCGTGTTCCAAATCGTGAACGAACGCGAACCGTAAGCATGAATCTGGTCGAAGTCGCCATCGCCATCTGTATCGCCCGACTGGTTGGTAACGTTGAGCCGACCCAGCAATAGGTTGTTCTTTAACTCAGCCGCATTCGGGAATACCGTTGGATCAAGTACGTAACTGGCTGCGCCGACGCGTACTACCTCCGTCAGCGCGGCATACTCGCGGGCGTCTCCTTCGTTGGCCGTAATCAGGTACGATTGTCCGCCCGACGTAAACGTAGCGATGGCGTCGGGTTGATAGACTCCGAAAACCGGTAGCTTTTGCAGAGCCGGAATACCGCCCTGATCGGTGGGGTCGAGGGCGTTGGCGTCGGTGTTGTGGTTTTTGAGGCCGAGGGGCTTAATCGCCGTTACGCGTTTAGCAACCAGATCGACAACCGCCACGGCGTTATTTTCCTGAAGAGTAACGTAGGCCGTGCGTGAGTCGGTCGAGAAGGTTACGTATTCTGGCTCAAGGTCTTCCGATACGGTGCTACCGTTATTTACGTTGCCTTTGCGGCCATAGAGCCGAACACCTATGCTACGTAAAAAAACCTTCTGATCGTCGAAGGCCGTGAAGCGCACTGTTGTCACATTGCTCTGCGTCAGCGATGCAACACCACCCATCAGATCGATAATTGTTATTGTGCCTTCTGGGTCAATGCTGTAGTCGTCGTTCGGTTCGCCTTCGTCAGCGGTCAATACGTAGCGGCCATCGGGCGAGAACGCTACCATGTCGGGTAATACCCCCGTCGTCACTTCCTTCAAAATCTGACCGTTCGGGTCAAAAAAGACTACTTTCCCCGGCAGCACTTTATTCGTGTTCTCGATAGCAGCAGCAACCAGCCCATCGCGGGTGGCAACGCTGTTGATGCTTCCGCCCAATGCCGATACATTGATCGACGTCAACGCTACCGGAGCCGACGGGTTCGCGAAGTTGACAATGTCGATGCGGTTGGCAACAGAGTTGGCGATGAATAACCGTTTGCTGGTTTTTTCATACGCCACAATCTCCGACGAACCAGCCGTTGGGTTCCGGTAACTGGTGAGCAATTGCAGGTTCAGCGTCGAGCTGGGCGATGGGGCCGGATTATCGTTGTCGAGAATAAACACCAACTGCGAACTGACCGAGCCAATCTGCACCCCCATTGCGTTTTGTAGCCGCAGCGTCAGGTATTCGTCAGCTTCGGCCATGCCGTCGTTTACTACTGCAATGCGATACACCACCGACGTAGCACCTGCCGGAATTGCTACCGTAACCGGCGCACCGATCAGTAGAAAATCGCTGCCGTTCTGCGCCGACCCCGATCCCAACGCTAATTGCACTGAGCCGGTCGCACTGCCGGGGCTGGTTACTGCCAGTGTAACGGCAATGGTGCCGCTGGCTTCGCCTACGCTCTGAGTGGCTGTACTCAACGCCACTGTTGGCAGGGGGCAGGTTGAACCAAACGTAAAGGCAGTTGTGCTGAAAGGCAGGTCGGGCGCAATGCCATCAATTGATTGGTCGCCACCGCTGTTGGGCTGTACCTGCCAGTTGACCGCATTGTTGAGAACCGACGGATAGCAGGCCCGGCTGATGCCTGTGCGGGGGCCGTTGTAGATACCCACGGCAATCTCGCCAGTCAGCGAAAGAGCCGTAACGCCCACTGCCAGACCCGTTCCGGCCAGCGTTCCGAACGTATTGGCGACAACGCCGTTGTTAGAAATAGCACCCAGAAAGGTAGTCGGCGTGTCGGCATTGGTGCCGAGATAAGCGAATACAGCGTCGTTTTCGTTCGAGATACCCCGGTTGCCCGTGATGGTGGCCGAGCCAACGCTGACGACGATGGGCGATGCCGGGCTTGGGTTGATGTTCGAGAACGCTACCACCGTACCGGCTGGGATAACCGCTCCACCCGAATTCCAGACAATGATGCTTTCGCCCGTGTTGAAGCCGGGATTCTGCCACTCATCGTCCCGGAAATAAATGGTTGTGTTGGCTGAAATGGCATCCAGCACTACAAAGTTCAGGTTGTCGGCACCGTCGGCGTTAAAGCCGGTAAACGCAAGGCTGCCCGGCGTTAGCTGGCCAAAGGATAGTAGTGGCAGGCTGAGGAATAGATACAGAAGAAGTTTTCTCATAAACTTTGCTTTGGATTAGAAGGTAAACTATACCATCGCAAAGTTCATAGTTGTCAGATTACCAGAGTTTTAAAAATCGGGCCGACTTTTTAACCGTGTGGTTACAATGGCAACTGTTTTATCGCCAGCCGTTCTACACCAGCTTCAACTAATTGTTCCATATCCTGCTTAGTAGCCCAGTCAGCTACAATTTTTACCCCCACCGAGCGCGGCACCAACGCCCGAAACTGGCGTGCTTCGTGGAGCCTGTTACGGCATTCCGACTCTACAAACCCCGTTCTATCTTTCAGGAAATCGGCCCCGGCGTCGGCGGCTAATTTGATCATTTTCTGCAACTGCTCGTCATTCAGCAGCGACGATTCCAGTACTACCGTTAGTAGCCGTTCCTGGGCATGGGCAAGGGCCACCATCTTCGCGACTTCAATTTTGAGCCAGACCGACGTAGGCGAAAATAGGGCCGAGGTATTCAGTACGAGTTCCAGTTCAGTAGCTCCGTCTTTCAAAGCCAACTCGGCTTCTACTTGCTTCACCTCCGTGCGTTGGTAGCCAAACGGAAACCCGATCACCGCCGAAAGCACTGCCGGGTGTTCGTCGCCAAGTTCGCGACGGGCTTTTTTCACCCAGAACGGCGCGACCGTTAGCCCGGCCAAACCGAGTTGCGTCACATCGTCGTAGGCTTCATACTGTTCGTTGATCGTCACGCCGGGGTGGAGCAGCGTGCGTTCGATGTAGGGAAACAGGTGGTTCACAGCTTGTAAACGTTGTGGTTTGACATATTGTTAAGGCTGAGTGTTAAGTTACTTTCTTGTTTTCTGGCGAAATCTGTTGATAAGCTATGCTACACTCAAGTTGGTAAATTATACCGTTTAGTTAATTTCATTATAATAAATTGGGGTTCACTGGTTAAGTTCACTGCTAAACAATACTTTGTACTTTTATTAGAATTTACGTTTGCGGTTATGGATTTTAAAGATCAAATCAAGCAGTTAGGCGACAGAGTTGTCCGATTAAAAGATTCTATTCATACTGAGGAGGCTACTAAGACAGCCCTCATTTTGCCTTTTCTGCAATGTTTGGGTTATGATGTTTTTAACCCTCTCGAAGTAGTTCCTGAGTTTATTAGTGATATAGGAACAAAGAAAGGTGAAAAGGTGGATTACGCGATTCTTCGGGATGGTGGGGAGCCGTGTATGTTGATCGAATGCAAACATTGGGCGCAAAGTTTAACACTACATGATAATCAACTGCTACGCTACTTCCATGTGACAAAGGCGCGTTTTGGCGTCTTGACAAACGGAATTATATATCGGTTTTACACTGATTTGGTCGAGTCTAACAAAATGGACGAAAAGCCATTTCTGGAAATAAATATGCTCGATTTGAAGGAGCAACATGTTGAGGAATTGAAAAAATTTCACAAGTCGTACTTCGACGTTGATTTAATAGTGTCAACTGCCAGCGAGTTGAAATACACCAGCGAGTTGAAAAGCTTAATGCACAATGAATTTGTCAATCCATCTGATCCACTCGTCAGGCATTTCGCGAAACAAGTATACAGCGGTCAACTGAATGCAAAAATGATGGATTACTTTACGACATTAGTTCGTAAGTCATTCCATCACACAATATCTGATCAGATTACAGATAGGCTAAAAACAGCACTTGGGCAGGAGCAAGATGCAATCACTCAAACTGTAGAATTACCAAACCCAACAGAAGAGAAAACAACTCCTGCTGTCGTCACGACAGCAGAGGAATTAGAGGCTTTCTACGTGGTGAGGGCCATTTTGAGAAGCCAAATTGATCCTGCTCGTATTGTTCATCGGGATGCACAATCTTACTTTGCTATTTTGCTTGACGATAACAACCGGAAGCCCATTTGCAGACTATATTTCAATGGTCAGAAAAAATATATAGCATTGTTAGATGAATCGAAGAAAGAAACTCGCTTTGAACTTGGTTCATTAAACGATATTTTCAATCATGCAGATGCTATATCCAAAGCCATAAGTCTACATGACTCTGATAAAAAGGCTTAACAAACCCCTTACAAAAACTTCTTTAAAATAATTTTTCTAATTCTCGCGAAAAGTTTCTACTTTTGCAGTCCCAAACTCGGAACGCGAGTTAACGACATATGAAGGTGAAGGTCTGCTAACCCGGAAACCACATCTGACTCTGAGCAAACACGGCTTGCTATGCCCTGCTATGTTTGTTCGCAAAAGGTCAGGTGTGTATACGCCTGACCTTTTTTGTGTTGTTCGGGGCTGAAGGTTAAGCACATAATAGGAATCACTCCGAAATATTCTTACCTTTGCGGCCCGATTCGGAGCTATTCAACGTCATGTTGGGCCTTCTGAGTTGGGAATGAGTACCTTAAATTTTCCTGCTTACTTTAAACAAACACAAATGTCTGGTTTAATTGGCAAAAAAATCGGGATGACCAGTGTGTACAATGCGGACGGGCAGGCTCTGGCATGTACAGTCATTGAAACGGGTCCCTGTGTCGTAACTCAAGTTCGTAGCGTCGAGAAAGATGGCTACACGGCTGTGCAACTGGGTTTCGGCGAGAAGAAAGAAAAGCACACCAACAAGCCGGAGATGGGCCACTTCAAAAAGGCTGGCACCACCCCAAGCGTAAACTCGTTGAATTCAAAGAATTCGAGCGCGAGTTGACCCTTGGCGAAACACTCACGGCTGCCGACGTATTTGGTGAAGGCGACTTCATCGACGTGGTCGGAACAGCCAAAGGGCGCGGTTTTCAGGGCGTTGTAAAACGTCATGGATTTGGTGGGGTTGGCGGTCAAACGCACGGTCAGCACAACCGGGGTCGTCACCCAGGTTCGATTGGTGCCTGCTCGTTCCCTTCGCGTGTATTCAAAGGCTTGCGTATGGCAGGCCGGATGGGTGGCAACCGCGTGAAAGTACAGAACCTGCGCGTTCTGCGGATTATGCCTGAGCAAAACCTGCTCGTTGTTAGCGGTTCGATTCCGGGTGCTAAAAATTCATACGTTATTATCGAAAAATAGGCCATGGATGTAATCGTATATAACAGCAAAGGCGAAGACACCGGTAAGAAGGTTACGCTGCCAGAAGAAGTGTTCGGGATTCAGCCCAACCAACACGCGATTTATCTCGACGTGAAACAATACCTGGCCAATCAGCGTCAGGGTACGCACAAAGCAAAAGAACGGGCCGAAGTATCACGCTCGACCCGCAAGCTGAAAAAGCAGAAAGGTACGGGCGGTGCCCGCGCCGGTAGTGCCAAGTCGCCCGTTTTTGTGGGTGGTGGCACGATTTTCGGCCCTCGCCCCCGCGACTACAGCTTCAAGCTGAACAAAAAAGTGAAGGCACTGGCCCGCAAATCGGCATTTGCTGTGAAAGCGCAGGCCGAGAAAATTTCGGTGATCGACAACCTCACGCTCGAAGCACCCCGCACGAAAGACTATATCCAGTTCCTGAACGCGCTGAACGTAGCCGGTCGTAAGACCCTGCTGATTCTGCCCGACGTGAACATGAACGTAGTACTGTCGAGCCGGAATGTGCAGAAAACGAAGGTAACGACGGCGTCGCAGGTAAATACCTACGATCTGATGAACGCCGACCAACTGCTCATCAGCGAAGAGGCTCTGTCAACCATTCAAACGCAGTTTGCTCAATAAGACCATGAACGTACTGAAACGACCAATCGTCACTGAAAAGATGACGGACCTGAACAAGCAGGGGAAGTATGCTTTTGAGGTCGAACTGAAAGCGAACAAGCTGGAGATTGCCAAGGCAGTCGAGCAGATGTACAGCGTTAACGTAGCATCGGTTCATACGATGCGGGTGTACGGCAAAAACCGAAGCAAGAACATCAACGGACGCGTTGTGATGGGCAAGACCCCAACCATTAAGAAAGCAATCGTGACGGTTGCAGAAGGCGAAATCATTGACATTTACGCGGACCTGTAAACCGGGCGTTGCCCTACCAATAAAACAGTCATGGGAGTTAAGAAACTGAGACCCGTAACGCCGAGTACCCGCTTTCGCGTGGCACCCGATTTTGCGGAAATAACCACCTCCAAGCCGGAAAGAAGCCTGCTGGAGCCCCTGAAGAGAACCGGTGGCCGAAACAACGAAGGCCACCGCACTATGCGCTACATTGGTGGAGGTCATAAGCGGCACTACCGCATTATTGATTTCAAGCGCGATAAAGTCGGCCAACCTGCCGAAGTTTTGACTGTCGAGTACGATCCCAACCGTTCGGCCCGCATCTCATTGGTGCAATACGCCGATGGCGAGAAACGCTACATCATTGCCCCACAGGGGATCACCGTTGGTCAAACGATCATATCGGGTGAAGGCGTTACTCCAGATGTAGGTAATGCTTTGCCGTTAAGCTCGATGCCGTTGGGTACGATTGTGCATAACATTGAACTTGTGCCGGGCAAAGGTGGCTCGATGGCCCGTTCGGCTGGCACATATGCTCAACTCGTGGGCCGCGAAGATAAGTACGCTATCCTGCGTTTGCCTTCGGGCGAGACCCGTCGGGTACTGAGTGCCGGTATGGCTACGGTTGGTTCGGTATCGAACCCCGACCACATGAACGTGGTGATGGGTAAAGCGGGCCGAAATCGCTGGTTAGGCATCCGCCCCCGCGTTCGTGGTGTGGTAATGAACCCTGTCGATCACCCGATGGGTGGTGGCGAAGGCCGGGCTTCGGGTGGTCACCCGCGTTCGCGCAACGGTCAGATGGCGAAAGGTCAGAAGACCCGCAAGAGGAATAAGGCTTCAAACAGCATGATCATTAGCCGACGCAAAAAGTAACAGATAACAATGGCACGTTCACTCAAAAAAGGCCCATATATTGATTTTCGTCTGGACAATAAAGTGCAGGCGCAGAATGATTCGGGCAAGAAATCGGTCATCAAAACCTGGTCGCGTCGTTCGATGATTTCGCCGGATTTCGTAGGCCACACGTTTGCTGTT from Spirosoma montaniterrae encodes:
- a CDS encoding choice-of-anchor I family protein, yielding MRKLLLYLFLSLPLLSFGQLTPGSLAFTGFNADGADNLNFVVLDAISANTTIYFRDDEWQNPGFNTGESIIVWNSGGAVIPAGTVVAFSNINPSPASPIVVSVGSATITGNRGISNENDAVFAYLGTNADTPTTFLGAISNNGVVANTFGTLAGTGLAVGVTALSLTGEIAVGIYNGPRTGISRACYPSVLNNAVNWQVQPNSGGDQSIDGIAPDLPFSTTAFTFGSTCPLPTVALSTATQSVGEASGTIAVTLAVTSPGSATGSVQLALGSGSAQNGSDFLLIGAPVTVAIPAGATSVVYRIAVVNDGMAEADEYLTLRLQNAMGVQIGSVSSQLVFILDNDNPAPSPSSTLNLQLLTSYRNPTAGSSEIVAYEKTSKRLFIANSVANRIDIVNFANPSAPVALTSINVSALGGSINSVATRDGLVAAAIENTNKVLPGKVVFFDPNGQILKEVTTGVLPDMVAFSPDGRYVLTADEGEPNDDYSIDPEGTITIIDLMGGVASLTQSNVTTVRFTAFDDQKVFLRSIGVRLYGRKGNVNNGSTVSEDLEPEYVTFSTDSRTAYVTLQENNAVAVVDLVAKRVTAIKPLGLKNHNTDANALDPTDQGGIPALQKLPVFGVYQPDAIATFTSGGQSYLITANEGDAREYAALTEVVRVGAASYVLDPTVFPNAAELKNNLLLGRLNVTNQSGDTDGDGDFDQIHAYGSRSFTIWNTNGNLVWDSGDQLERITRAQVPLLFNVNNSDGNPAPKNRSDDKGPEPEGVTTANINGRVYAFVALERIGGVMVYDVTTPTAPQFVTYTVNRTAPTASPNTDDRGAEGIIYIPANDSPNGNGLVLLANETSNSLSIYQINSSVSSLSLAQPMYDCNTGQITFNPVGGDGSPITFIAPGISRTSPTSLTGIVEAGLRNDPKPISITAIQSGRSVSVTFDISAFCAQQLNTTDLVLLPPTYDCATGAITFVTAGGNGSPITFAAPGVRRMSAMSPNGVIEPELRNDPRPLIIQATQGNRTVSTTFDFAAFCVSRARKAAADTEKTFVVTVQGNPTLADQVQVIVRGAEGQRLRLTVRDVQGRVVSDQTVEQADAVERQTVGLGRTSGLYLLQAQTGTLTKTVKVVRQ
- a CDS encoding type I restriction endonuclease, with translation MDFKDQIKQLGDRVVRLKDSIHTEEATKTALILPFLQCLGYDVFNPLEVVPEFISDIGTKKGEKVDYAILRDGGEPCMLIECKHWAQSLTLHDNQLLRYFHVTKARFGVLTNGIIYRFYTDLVESNKMDEKPFLEINMLDLKEQHVEELKKFHKSYFDVDLIVSTASELKYTSELKSLMHNEFVNPSDPLVRHFAKQVYSGQLNAKMMDYFTTLVRKSFHHTISDQITDRLKTALGQEQDAITQTVELPNPTEEKTTPAVVTTAEELEAFYVVRAILRSQIDPARIVHRDAQSYFAILLDDNNRKPICRLYFNGQKKYIALLDESKKETRFELGSLNDIFNHADAISKAISLHDSDKKA
- a CDS encoding large ribosomal subunit protein uL3, with product MSGLIGKKIGMTSVYNADGQALACTVIETGPCVVTQVRSVEKDGYTAVQLGFGEKKEKHTNKPEMGHFKKAGTTPSVNSLNSKNSSAS
- the rplD gene encoding 50S ribosomal protein L4; this encodes MDVIVYNSKGEDTGKKVTLPEEVFGIQPNQHAIYLDVKQYLANQRQGTHKAKERAEVSRSTRKLKKQKGTGGARAGSAKSPVFVGGGTIFGPRPRDYSFKLNKKVKALARKSAFAVKAQAEKISVIDNLTLEAPRTKDYIQFLNALNVAGRKTLLILPDVNMNVVLSSRNVQKTKVTTASQVNTYDLMNADQLLISEEALSTIQTQFAQ
- the rplW gene encoding 50S ribosomal protein L23, whose product is MNVLKRPIVTEKMTDLNKQGKYAFEVELKANKLEIAKAVEQMYSVNVASVHTMRVYGKNRSKNINGRVVMGKTPTIKKAIVTVAEGEIIDIYADL
- the rplB gene encoding 50S ribosomal protein L2, with the protein product MGVKKLRPVTPSTRFRVAPDFAEITTSKPERSLLEPLKRTGGRNNEGHRTMRYIGGGHKRHYRIIDFKRDKVGQPAEVLTVEYDPNRSARISLVQYADGEKRYIIAPQGITVGQTIISGEGVTPDVGNALPLSSMPLGTIVHNIELVPGKGGSMARSAGTYAQLVGREDKYAILRLPSGETRRVLSAGMATVGSVSNPDHMNVVMGKAGRNRWLGIRPRVRGVVMNPVDHPMGGGEGRASGGHPRSRNGQMAKGQKTRKRNKASNSMIISRRKK
- the rpsS gene encoding 30S ribosomal protein S19, which gives rise to MARSLKKGPYIDFRLDNKVQAQNDSGKKSVIKTWSRRSMISPDFVGHTFAVHNGNKFIPVYVTENMVGHKLGEFSPTRNFRGHTAKKDKGKR